A region of [Bacteroides] pectinophilus DNA encodes the following proteins:
- a CDS encoding helix-turn-helix domain-containing protein yields MEKTVTLEEALRRIEELEKENAELREELEYYRNRKLSGRQKHNAKWMAIYNDFVVGYESGMTMVEIAKRNNVSERTIYRYKAYYDKLREKEE; encoded by the coding sequence ATGGAGAAAACTGTAACACTTGAAGAGGCATTAAGAAGAATTGAGGAGCTGGAAAAAGAGAATGCAGAACTTCGGGAGGAATTGGAGTATTACAGAAATCGTAAGTTAAGCGGTCGTCAGAAACATAACGCCAAGTGGATGGCAATTTATAATGATTTTGTTGTTGGGTATGAGAGCGGCATGACAATGGTAGAAATTGCGAAGCGGAACAATGTCAGTGAGAGGACGATTTATAGGTATAAAGCGTATTATGACAAACTGAGGGAAAAAGAGGAATAG
- a CDS encoding site-specific integrase, giving the protein MAKGSVRKKGKKWYYRFYVEDQSGNLVQKEYAGTESKSETEKLLRQAMDDYDNKKFVAKTDNLTVGDLLNLWSEEELKTGTLSNGTVENYLGAIRVIKKHPIADRKLKNVTAEHLQSFFDLLTFGGEYPDGTVKKGYSKDYIHSFSAVLQQAFRFAVFPKQFITFNPMQYIKLKKQAEDVDLFSDDDIEEGVQPISHEDYQRLIKYLEEKNPPAILPIQIAYYAGLRIGEVCGLTWQDINLEEQYLTIKRSIRYDGARHKNIIGPTKRKKVRIVDFGDTLAGILKEARKEQLKNRMQYGELYHRNYYKEVQDKNRVYYEYYHLDGTQAVPEEYKEISFVCLRPDGCLELPSTLGLVCRSVSNRLEGFEGFHFHQLRHTYTSNLLSNGAAPKDVQELLGHSDVSTTMNVYAHSTRKAKRDSARLLDKVAGND; this is encoded by the coding sequence ATGGCAAAAGGATCTGTAAGAAAAAAAGGAAAAAAATGGTACTACCGCTTCTATGTAGAAGATCAAAGCGGCAATCTGGTTCAGAAAGAATACGCTGGAACAGAAAGCAAGAGTGAAACGGAAAAACTGCTCCGTCAGGCAATGGATGATTATGATAATAAAAAGTTTGTTGCTAAGACAGATAATCTCACTGTAGGTGATTTACTTAATTTATGGTCTGAGGAAGAACTAAAGACAGGGACATTAAGCAATGGAACTGTTGAAAACTATCTCGGTGCAATAAGGGTTATCAAGAAACATCCTATTGCTGACAGAAAGTTAAAAAATGTTACTGCGGAACATTTACAGTCATTCTTTGATTTACTGACATTTGGTGGCGAATATCCGGATGGAACTGTCAAAAAGGGATACAGCAAGGATTATATCCATTCATTTTCTGCTGTATTACAGCAGGCTTTCCGATTTGCAGTATTTCCAAAGCAGTTTATTACTTTCAATCCAATGCAGTATATCAAGCTGAAAAAACAGGCGGAGGATGTGGATTTATTTTCGGATGATGACATTGAAGAAGGTGTTCAGCCAATTTCACACGAAGATTACCAGAGGTTAATAAAATACCTTGAAGAAAAGAATCCCCCAGCAATACTGCCAATTCAGATAGCATATTACGCAGGGCTTCGCATCGGTGAGGTTTGTGGTCTTACATGGCAGGATATTAATCTTGAGGAACAATACCTGACTATCAAGAGAAGTATCCGTTATGATGGAGCTAGACACAAGAACATCATTGGACCTACCAAACGAAAAAAAGTAAGAATTGTTGATTTCGGAGATACGCTAGCAGGCATACTGAAAGAAGCAAGAAAAGAACAGCTTAAAAACCGGATGCAGTATGGTGAACTCTATCACCGCAATTACTACAAAGAAGTACAGGACAAAAACAGAGTGTATTATGAATATTATCATCTGGATGGAACACAGGCTGTTCCTGAAGAATATAAGGAAATATCATTTGTCTGCTTAAGACCGGATGGTTGCCTTGAATTACCAAGCACACTTGGTCTTGTGTGCCGGTCAGTTTCCAATAGGCTGGAGGGATTTGAAGGATTTCATTTTCACCAGTTAAGACACACCTATACAAGCAACTTGCTTTCAAACGGAGCTGCTCCAAAGGATGTGCAGGAACTGTTAGGACACTCAGATGTCAGTACCACTATGAATGTCTATGCTCACTCCACCAGAAAAGCTAAGCGAGATTCGGCAAGGCTTCTCGACAAAGTGGCAGGCAATGACTAA
- a CDS encoding helix-turn-helix domain-containing protein: MKDKELRRIIGERAKSRRTELNLTQPYVADKMGVTASTIQRYEAGTIDNTKKMVLEGLSEALHVSVEWLKGETDSYETDITDKKELLIKDAMTGIIENLPTNLDNAEGDFAKNLLLAVLNEYKLFADSFTNACNNFKGNTEYADVAAKMGFESNQEYNEIMFLREITHSVNAFNDIADIIRTYSKNPDVAAQRLSNLLEDNSDSV, from the coding sequence ATGAAGGATAAGGAACTTCGCCGGATTATCGGTGAGAGGGCTAAAAGCCGAAGAACAGAATTAAACCTTACACAACCTTATGTTGCAGACAAGATGGGAGTCACCGCTTCCACCATACAGCGTTATGAAGCCGGAACAATCGACAATACCAAGAAGATGGTACTGGAAGGACTTTCCGAAGCACTTCATGTATCTGTGGAATGGCTCAAAGGTGAAACTGACAGCTACGAAACAGATATAACAGATAAGAAAGAACTTCTTATAAAAGACGCAATGACAGGTATTATCGAAAACCTTCCAACAAACCTTGATAACGCAGAAGGAGATTTTGCCAAGAACCTGTTGCTGGCAGTATTAAACGAATACAAGCTCTTTGCTGATTCATTTACCAATGCCTGCAATAATTTCAAGGGAAATACAGAATATGCAGATGTAGCAGCAAAGATGGGGTTTGAATCCAATCAGGAATATAACGAAATAATGTTTCTGAGAGAGATTACTCACTCAGTAAACGCATTCAATGATATAGCTGACATCATAAGAACATATTCCAAGAATCCGGATGTGGCGGCACAGAGACTATCCAATCTCTTAGAAGATAATTCCGATTCGGTATAG
- a CDS encoding helix-turn-helix domain-containing protein: protein MTERKIALSIEDAADYTGIGRNTLRKLVEWEKLPVLNVGRKVLIKTDMLEKFMEVNEGRDLRDKSSVKPVTRKVTT from the coding sequence ATGACGGAAAGAAAGATAGCTCTATCTATAGAAGATGCTGCCGACTATACAGGAATTGGAAGAAACACTCTGAGAAAACTTGTTGAGTGGGAAAAGCTTCCTGTTCTAAATGTCGGAAGAAAAGTTCTTATAAAAACGGATATGCTTGAAAAGTTCATGGAAGTAAACGAAGGTAGAGACTTGAGAGATAAGAGCAGCGTAAAACCGGTCACAAGAAAAGTGACAACTTAA
- a CDS encoding MobA/MobL family protein — protein MTYTNAVAFGYAGYGNKPTTIPLILSVRTPFPLAEEGEESTLTTRHSFIQMTKLSNVRGRITYISSHAKQEHLYAVYETTERSYWTELARCSQQEFKKSGVEGNCIEARELIIALPESLYEQGMPDMLLKSFTDKFKEKYGVECVAALHHNKRMTNFHIHLIFSERQLLAEPVIKIATRNMFYDEHGNHVRTKKEILDEAGNIRKRCKVIGKGEVYEKKLFTSKNTRFKQEDFLDEVKLFYTRMINHWVTDEKDRLTVFDRNGPYLATKKIGRNNPKAEQIEQDNKLRMDWNREVDRAIISNVPMDDILQIKREHITEPIKRSIEIYGNKPQRLALILNMAITELVLLISKVLEAARAIRNKILHTDVTNAEKTDFTSNIVVDNTDNTSAIEESTKVENKITTQEETIKEVNVTKPDKPVMTPEAATYPKLKKIKAELDNQNNLIFQAEQQRGNLEIELSDLKGLAKLTRKAELQRKIDEKTDYINRLKIGLSNMVRNYGFENMNEFYLSYKESQNAYAEYQQEVDDWKKSNDNAETPMNKTEMMSEKLARLQKDVGKFRQNNRRTFDKEMR, from the coding sequence GTGACTTATACAAATGCTGTCGCATTTGGTTATGCCGGATACGGCAATAAGCCAACAACAATACCACTTATATTGTCTGTTCGTACTCCATTCCCACTAGCAGAGGAAGGAGAAGAAAGCACATTGACAACAAGACATTCATTTATACAGATGACCAAGCTGTCGAATGTCCGGGGAAGAATAACCTATATATCAAGCCATGCAAAGCAGGAACATCTGTATGCTGTCTATGAAACTACGGAAAGAAGTTACTGGACAGAACTTGCACGATGCAGCCAGCAGGAATTTAAGAAAAGCGGTGTTGAGGGAAATTGTATCGAGGCAAGAGAACTTATCATTGCCCTGCCTGAATCACTTTATGAACAGGGAATGCCCGATATGCTGCTAAAATCGTTTACGGATAAATTCAAAGAAAAGTATGGTGTGGAATGTGTTGCAGCACTTCACCACAATAAGCGTATGACAAATTTCCATATCCATCTTATCTTTTCCGAAAGGCAGTTATTAGCGGAGCCTGTTATAAAGATTGCCACAAGAAATATGTTCTATGATGAGCATGGTAATCATGTAAGGACTAAGAAAGAAATCCTTGATGAAGCTGGCAATATCCGCAAAAGATGTAAGGTTATAGGGAAAGGCGAGGTTTATGAGAAGAAGCTGTTTACCTCAAAGAATACGAGGTTCAAGCAGGAAGATTTTCTGGATGAGGTAAAACTATTCTATACCAGAATGATAAACCATTGGGTAACGGACGAAAAAGACAGATTAACAGTATTTGACCGCAATGGTCCATATCTTGCTACCAAGAAGATTGGTAGGAATAATCCAAAGGCAGAACAGATTGAGCAGGATAATAAGTTGCGGATGGACTGGAATCGGGAGGTTGACAGGGCAATCATAAGCAATGTTCCTATGGATGATATTTTACAGATAAAAAGGGAACATATCACAGAACCGATAAAAAGGTCGATTGAAATATATGGGAACAAACCTCAACGATTAGCATTGATACTTAATATGGCGATTACGGAACTGGTACTGCTGATATCGAAGGTGCTTGAAGCAGCCAGAGCTATTCGGAATAAGATACTGCATACAGATGTTACAAATGCCGAAAAAACAGATTTTACAAGCAATATAGTGGTAGATAACACAGATAATACTTCTGCTATTGAAGAATCTACAAAAGTTGAGAATAAAATAACAACGCAAGAAGAAACAATCAAGGAAGTTAATGTTACAAAACCAGACAAGCCTGTAATGACACCAGAGGCAGCCACATATCCAAAGCTTAAAAAAATAAAAGCAGAGCTTGATAATCAGAATAATCTTATCTTTCAGGCTGAACAGCAACGGGGTAATCTTGAGATTGAATTATCTGATTTGAAGGGATTGGCAAAGCTTACAAGAAAAGCTGAATTACAGAGAAAGATTGATGAAAAGACTGATTATATCAATCGATTGAAGATAGGACTTTCAAATATGGTTCGTAACTACGGATTTGAGAACATGAATGAATTTTATCTAAGCTACAAGGAATCTCAAAATGCATATGCAGAGTATCAGCAGGAAGTTGATGACTGGAAGAAATCCAATGACAATGCAGAAACACCAATGAATAAGACAGAAATGATGTCAGAGAAACTTGCCCGATTGCAGAAAGATGTTGGAAAGTTTAGACAAAACAATAGAAGAACATTTGACAAAGAGATGAGGTAA